In Phaseolus vulgaris cultivar G19833 chromosome 7, P. vulgaris v2.0, whole genome shotgun sequence, the genomic stretch aacatccaataccgagtTTCTACAGCGGTACCCAATGTGTATGAACTCCTTcatcaacttctcaccacctgatatcttagtctatacgagttagatcattagtgaagcTAGGGGATCTCTGAATAGATAAAGATATCATCTATGGACACTACCtcaaacttatcaagaaaatGTCTGAATATTCaattcatataatccatgaagATAGTTGGAGCAttggtgatgtgagttgattttaggattgcccATTTTATGGGTTACTCTTTTGTTTGAGTTTTGACATTAGCAATTATGGtaagaaacccaaagaagattctcactggacacaaacttaaccaagtggttaagtaagtgtgaaggttcacttctagagggaaaagaaaaaacacaaatatggtgattatgatgatgaagGTGTGGAAATAAAGGACATGAAAATAAGCATAAGATGATGAAGATAGCtaaatataaatgaataaaagtaTGGAAGAATGGCATaaggaaaggaaagaaaaacaaaagggtaAAGATATTAAGATATGCTTATGGAATAAGGAATCACGTCATTTAAAGGGggaggagactccaagatgagtggtgaagagccgccacttgaaatgcacaaacacccaagataagacccaattCCTAGGAGACCAAGCACACTAAACACTCATGtagagtttcttttctattcaaaattaaatGTCTCAATTACATGAGGCAAGGTTCCCTTTATATAAGAGAGAGTGACTTGGGAAGCAAGAGTGAAAGCGGTAGGGGTGTCATTtatgagaaaccttctagaaggtaggtcaaaaaatcctaaacctaggtgcacttgtcatgaaaggtgggcttggTACAAGCCCAGATTATGCTAAGTACAACCTAGTTTATGCTAAGTCAACCatactctagcttattcttctatttggacctccaaagtgagcccaatttatttacataaacttgtgtTTTAAAaaaccagaagaaagaacatttgatacTCTGGTCTATGTTcagttcttcttctgctgagaTGACGGACTTAGTTGTGAAGTGGTTGTTGTGTCCTTGGTTATCTCATTGTCTAGTTGGGTTGTATCAATTGGTCACACTAAATGACATAACCAaaaattcatagtgaccatacATTGATCTAAAAGCAGTTTTCTGAACATCTTTCGCTTTCACtaaaatttggtgataacctTAGCGCAAATCTATCTTAGAAAAGACAATTGTCCCATGCAACTGGTCCATCAAATCATGaattctaggaagaggatatttattcttGATTGTTAACTTGTTCAACTCTCTATAATCTATGCATAAACGAGATGAACCAtccttcttcttcactaataacacaggagctccccatggagaaacactaggtTGAATGAATTGTTTCTCTAGTAAGTCTTatagttgtttcttcaatttagCTAACCCCGATGGTGCCATTCAGTATGGAGTAATTGATACAGGGTCTGCTCCAGGAATCAAGTCTATTGCAAAttctatctctcttttaggtggaagtcTGGGAATCTCATTAGAAAATACATCCATGAACTCTTGAACTACAAACATATATTTTTGCACTTTATCAATAACTATAGAACAAGCTAAGAGCACAAAACATTATGTACCTTCTTGAATCTCTCTCAAACTATTGAGTAGAGATAACTTGCATTTCTTCTAATTTagggaaaattaacttcttctAACCATAATATATAAGGATATGATTAGTAGACAACCAATTCATTCTCAATATAACCTCTAAATCTTTCTGTGGTATACAAATCATGTAGATCTTGTACTTCTGCCCATCTATAATTATTGGACACTCAACACTCATAGAAGAAGTTACTACCATACCTTTTGttggtgtagataccaccaactcaaTTTCTAATTCTCGGACTAGCAACTTAAGTTTTTCAAcacaatcaaaagatataaaagaatgggttTCCCCATAATCAAACAATGCAATATGTTCCAGGGATAGAAAaaatacctctaacaaggctATTAGATTGTGAGCTTCAACTCCACTAATGGCAAAAACTCTGCCTGATGCTCTGGGTTTCTGATTATTATTCTGTTGCACTCCAGTATTACTTAGGGCCTCAAGTCTGGCACGATAGTCCTTTGTAGCATGACCATATCTATGGCTTCTATCACATGTAACATTTGGCACTGGATGGGGACAAAATTTAACTATATGTTCCCCACCACACCTAAAACATTTGACATTTTGTAGCAACTGAGAAGTAAGCCCTCCACTCCTGAAGAATTGAGGTCCAGAATAAGGCTTATTTTTATCTTCATATTTGGGTGTGCTTGTATAAGGTCCTTCCACCATTTGTGGCTTAATAGCTCTACTACAAATTTTCAACTCTTCACCACCTTTGCCTTCTCCACTAGAGCAGGGAATCTCTAGTGGACATTGGGAATACCACTTCCTTAAGCTCATGTCTTAATCCAAACTCAAATTTTTTGCATCTCCAAGCTTCAATCATAGTCTGGGTATAAAATCTAGCCAAATGTTTGAATCTGGTAGCATACTCAGTGACAAAAATATTTCCATGATCTAGCTACATGAATTCAATCTCCTTTGCATATCTGACACTTTCATGAAAATATTCCTCCAAGAATCTTGCTTTG encodes the following:
- the LOC137829115 gene encoding uncharacterized protein → MSLRKWYSQCPLEIPCSSGEGKGGEELKICSRAIKPQMVEGPYTSTPKYEDKNKPYSGPQFFRSGGLTSQLLQNVKCFRCGGEHIVKFCPHPVPNVTCDRSHRYGHATKDYRARLEALSNTGVQQNNNQKPRASGRVFAISGVEAHNLIALLEVFFLSLEHIALFDYGETHSFISFDCVEKLKLLVRELEIELVVSTPTKVQEFMDVFSNEIPRLPPKREIEFAIDLIPGADPVSITPY